The following DNA comes from Bacteroidota bacterium.
TTAACCAACTATTATTTTATATTAATTGTAACTTTTCCCTTGAAGCATTACACTTGTAAGGTAAAAATGAAATCAAAACAAAAAAGTAAAACACAACCAAAAGATTTTCAAAAAAGGGAAGGGCCATATATCGTCCCAAAATTTTTGTTAGACGATAAAACATCTTATGTAATGGCAATTTTGTATTTCATCATTATGCTGTTCGTCAGCTTGAATCACCACAAAATTGGAGATTATGGAGTTGAAACTGATTTTTATTGGAGTTACATACCACACGCTCAACATATTTTAGCCGGTTATGTTGATATCGACCAATGGAAAGGCCCTGGGTACGAGTTCATTCTTGCTTTAGGTAAAATAGTTTCTACCGATTTCTTTTTTGCCGGAATGATCATTGCAATAGCCAGCGCTGCATTAGTGATACTATTTACATATAAAATTATTTCAAACCACTTTAACAAAGAATTAGCTTTTATCACAGTTCTTGGTTTAGTAACTAATTTTACATTTATCAAGTATTCCTATTCATCAGGAACTGATATGTTTTTCAACTTTCTTCAGGTACTTGTTCTATATTTTCTATTAAGGAATCAAAGATTAAGCTTGTTGGATATTGCTATCGCAGGAGCGATAACAGGTTATGCTTACATCACGCGTTACAACGCAATTGCTTTATACGCCGCAGTCATCGTTGGGTTATTACTATTAAACTACAAAATGGTCGATTGGAAAAAAAGAATTGCGGCAGCAACAAGTTTTGTATTGTCTTCACTCATTTTTGTTTTACCTTGGGGTTTGTATTGCCTTCGAGAAAAAGGAAATTTTTTTTATAACGTTAATTATTTAAATATCGCTTATAAAATGTACGGCAGAGGCAAGGTTGGTTGGGATGAATATTGGAATACTGTGGCAATAAAGTTTTCCTCTTTGTCGGATGTAATATTAGCCGACCCAATAACTTTCTTCACACACGTAACGATTAACTTTGCAGACCATTTATGGAAAGATATATCTCTCCTGATTAGCTTGCCATTAGGTATTTTCGCGTTAGGGGGAATTGTAATTCTATTATTTAAAAAGCCTGATCGGAAACAAATATTTTATTTCATATTTAGTGGCGCATTCTTTGCCATTCTAACGATTGTTTTTTACGGTGAGCGTTTTTCTCTATACCTTATACCAACGTATTTTTTGCTTGTGTCGATATTTTTTGTCTGGGAAAAAATACCTTCGCTTGGTTTTCCACATTTTGGAATCAAACATTTATTAATTTTGAGTATGTTTTTTTACACTGCATATTCGTCAATTGATCAAGTAAAATCCGACATCTCATCCGGACCGGTTGAAATTTTAGATGTACGAAATGCATTCTTCAACGAACCGGTAAATTCAGGCACTGAAAAAACCGTCATCGCACGAAAACCCCACATCGCTTATTATTTGAACATGAAATTTGAACCGTTTCCATATGTCTTTAATATCGACGAGCTAATAGAAAAATGTAAGAGCACCGGAGCCGATTATTTATATTTTAGCGGTATTGAAGCCGGCATGAGACCTCAGTTAAGTTTTCTTTTAGATCCTGGAAATGCTCCTCCTCAATTTCAACCTATTGTCAGTATAATTTATCCACCAGCAGTCCTATATAAAATTAACTTTGAAAATTCAAAAAATAATTAGAAGAGATTTATGAAAATTGCCATAGTATTCGGAACGCGTCCCGAAGCCATTAAGATGGCCCCTGTAGTAAAAGAATGTGAAAAGCGAAAATTAGATTTCATTACAATCGTAACGGCACAACACCGTGAAATGCTCGACCAGAAATTGGAGGTTTTCGGCATCGTCCCGGATTACGATTTGGATATTATGCAAGCAAACCAGGATTTGTTTTATGTAACATCGAGTGTTATCAACGAGATGAAACCGATCCTGATGAAAGAAAAACCGGATGTAATTTTAGTCCAAGGCGATACAACTACAACATTTGCAACGAGTTTAGCCGCGTTTTATTTAAAAATTCCTGTAGGACATGTAGAGGCCGGCTTACGAACTTGGAATAAATATAATCCGTTTCCCGAAGAAATAAACCGGCAGCTTACAACACGATTGGCTGATTATCACTTCGCACCAACCGAATGGTCGAAGAAAAATTTACTCAATGAAGGAGTTGATGAATATAAAATTTTCATAACCGGAAACACTGTTATAGATGCTTTGCTGATGATTGTCGACCCCAATTATCAATTTGAAGATAAATTGTTGAATGAAATAGATTACAAAAACCGCAAAGTCATTCTACTTACTTCACATCGGCGTGAAAACTTTGGTGAACCGATGAGGCAAACTTTTTCTGCATGCCGATATTTGGTCGAAACAAATTCTGATGTTGAATTAATTTACCCTGTTCACCCAAATCCAAATGTACAGAAAATGGCAAACGAAATATTACAAGGGGTTGAGCGGATACATTTGGTTGAACCACTCGATTATCGTCCCTTCGTTCAGCTTATGAACAAAGCATACTTAATAATGACAGATTCAGGTGGTGTGCAAGAAGAAGCTCCTTCATTAGGCAAACCTGTACTCGTTTTACGGAAGACAACCGAACGCCCCGAGGCAATTGAAGTCGGAACGGCGAA
Coding sequences within:
- a CDS encoding glycosyltransferase family 39 protein, which encodes LTNYYFILIVTFPLKHYTCKVKMKSKQKSKTQPKDFQKREGPYIVPKFLLDDKTSYVMAILYFIIMLFVSLNHHKIGDYGVETDFYWSYIPHAQHILAGYVDIDQWKGPGYEFILALGKIVSTDFFFAGMIIAIASAALVILFTYKIISNHFNKELAFITVLGLVTNFTFIKYSYSSGTDMFFNFLQVLVLYFLLRNQRLSLLDIAIAGAITGYAYITRYNAIALYAAVIVGLLLLNYKMVDWKKRIAAATSFVLSSLIFVLPWGLYCLREKGNFFYNVNYLNIAYKMYGRGKVGWDEYWNTVAIKFSSLSDVILADPITFFTHVTINFADHLWKDISLLISLPLGIFALGGIVILLFKKPDRKQIFYFIFSGAFFAILTIVFYGERFSLYLIPTYFLLVSIFFVWEKIPSLGFPHFGIKHLLILSMFFYTAYSSIDQVKSDISSGPVEILDVRNAFFNEPVNSGTEKTVIARKPHIAYYLNMKFEPFPYVFNIDELIEKCKSTGADYLYFSGIEAGMRPQLSFLLDPGNAPPQFQPIVSIIYPPAVLYKINFENSKNN
- the wecB gene encoding UDP-N-acetylglucosamine 2-epimerase (non-hydrolyzing) gives rise to the protein MKIAIVFGTRPEAIKMAPVVKECEKRKLDFITIVTAQHREMLDQKLEVFGIVPDYDLDIMQANQDLFYVTSSVINEMKPILMKEKPDVILVQGDTTTTFATSLAAFYLKIPVGHVEAGLRTWNKYNPFPEEINRQLTTRLADYHFAPTEWSKKNLLNEGVDEYKIFITGNTVIDALLMIVDPNYQFEDKLLNEIDYKNRKVILLTSHRRENFGEPMRQTFSACRYLVETNSDVELIYPVHPNPNVQKMANEILQGVERIHLVEPLDYRPFVQLMNKAYLIMTDSGGVQEEAPSLGKPVLVLRKTTERPEAIEVGTAKLVGTDKEIIIQQAQKLLSDKSAYLEMSTKANPYGDGKTAERIINIILERLN